Below is a genomic region from Isosphaeraceae bacterium EP7.
CTTGCCGAAGCCGACGGCCGCTCGCTAGATCGGATTGGCGTTGAGATCGGCTCGGGCTCGAGAACCCAGCGGAGCAGGGGAAGGGAAAGCTCCGCGTCGGGCGCCACGCGAACGGGGGAGGGTGAACGGTTGGGAATGGTTGGACTTCGCGTCGCGATTGCGGCCATTGGCGTGGCGATCCACGTCGTCGGCCTGTCCCTGGCCAGGCGATCCTTCCGACTCTCGACATCGGGCATCCGGACCGTCGCGACCGTGGTGGCCTCCGAAGGCGACGGAGAGAGCGTCCCCGAGATGACCGTGGAGTTTGAAGGTCGGTTTGCCGGGGAGTGTCGTCGGGTGATATTGGTCTTCGGCAGCGGGGGGCCATCGGTCGGAGAGGCGATGGAGATCCTCTACGACCCGAATGACCCCGACCTTGCCTGCGGTGCGTCCTGGTCGCAGCTCTGGTTGCTGCCTGTCTTGTGCGCAAGTCTCGGCATCATCGTCGTGGTGGTGGCCTGCATCGGGAATCCAGGCGGCGAGTAGGGCTCGCGGCGCAAATGATCGCTCGTCGCGAATCGCGATGCGACGATCAGTGCCGCTCATTGCCCCGCGGGAAGTGCCCCCAACTGTGTCATCAGGCCGAACGTATCCATAAGGAACCGGGTCTCCGTGATTTTCCCGTCGTTCAGCCGGTCGAGGGCCATGCCCGACACCGTGACCTTGCGACCCGTGGCCGGCACACCGAGGAATGGCCCGAGTTGGGTTCCGGTCCATACGAACCGGGTGAGCACACGGTCGCCGTCGACCATTTGCTCCTCGACGGACCACTGGAGGTCGGGGAACGCGACCCGGGCGCTTCTCAACATTTCCTGAAAGCCTGATAGGCCGGGATCTCGACCCGGGAAGGGAACGTGCTGGACCACGTCCTCCCTCATGAACCGGCCCAGACCGTCGAAGTCCCCCTGATTCAGGACCTCGTCGACGAATTGACGGACGATCGCCGCGTTGTCGGACATCGGTAAGCTCCCAGCTGGCGAGGAAAATGCACGTTCACCTTACCATGGTGGAGAGCACCGTCCATGACCCGAATTGGGACATCGCCACATGTCCCGGAGAGCCCATCCGAGATCATCTTTGCCGCGATCCTCTCGCCCTGCGCGGGGCACTTCGACTGGGCCGCGATCTTCCTTGGCGGCCCGATGACGAACATGATTTGGGCCATCGCGGCAATCGCCGTTGCCGTTTAGGTGTCCGACGAGTGCTGCGCTCGTCGGATCAGGGCGACATGCTTATCCGAGAGTGACCTCGATGCGGGCGATCTCGTTGGGGGTGAGGTCGACCAGGACGGAGTCGCCCTCGATGGAGAGGTCGACGATGGACTCGTCGTGATAGTCGACCTGCCGGGCCGAGATGGGGTTGCGGAAGGTGCGGAGGCGGCAGCGGATCGAACGGCCGGCAGTCTCGACGAGGTGGAAGACGAGGGCCAGGGGGGGCTCGCCTTCGGGGCGACGGGCGGGGGTGACGCTCGTGACCATGACGGAGGGGCTGTCGACCTGGAAGAACCAGCCGACGGGGCCGGTCCGGGGAATGTTCTCGACCGGGATCACGTAGGGAGGCGTGACCATGTCCTGGGCCGCCGAGAACGGTTCTTCGAGGTCGAGGACCACGCCCAGGCGGAATTCGCGGGCGGTCTCGCGGCCCGTGACGAGCAGGGTGTCGAGCATCCGGGCGCCATGGCGTCGGTGGTGGGCCAGGCCGCCTAAGAGGATCGCCGTGCGGCGCCTCTGACTGGTGATGTCGAATGCGTCGGGCGTCTCGGGGCGTTCGACCCGGGTCGGCTCGGCGGAGATCAGGCTGGTCCGGCGCAGGGACGATTCGGAATCGGCCCAGGCCCAGCGGCAGGAGATCGAGTGGGCCCAGGGGTCGGCGTCGGCCAGCTTCGTGAGCAGGTCGGCGTCGATGTCGGAGAGGGTGACGTCGAGGTCGAGGACCGGCCGGCCTGCCCAGAGGCGGAAGCGCTGGGTGAAGCGGGCGAGGGTTTTGCCGGCGGGGTCGAGGAGCTTCCCCTTGCTGATCGCCTGGACCAGGGCTGGGCCAGCGTAGTCAACCTCGAAGAAGTCGGAAACCATCTTCGATGCGGCGGCCTCGCCGTTCGCGTCCCGCAGTCCGTTGATGACGAGCTGCTGACCGATCCGAGCGGAGGCGTCGCCGGCGGCCTTGATCCCGCGGATCCCGCCGGAGGCCTCGTCGATGGTGACCTCGAGCGTCTCGTTCTTGAGGACGCGGGCCTTCGCCGAGAGGACGCCGATGGGAGGCGGGGGGAGGGTGGCGTCGGTGGCGCGAGAGACCCAGGCGTAGCCGAAGCCGGCGAGCTCGACGACGGCGAGGACCCCTTCGTCGGTGAACTGGGCAGCGCGCAGAGGGCCGGTCGGGCGCAGGTCGGCGTCGGCCTCGGGGAGCTGGACGGCGACTCTGCGGGGCGTGGCCAACGGGTTGAGGATCAGATATCCAGGGCGGGCCCCCTCGGCGGGGACCGGCCCGACGATGGCGCGAGCGGCGGCGGCCAGGGAGTCGGGCTCGCGGAGGGCGAGGGAGGCTCGGGTCTCGTCGAGGCGGCCGGTTTCGAGGTCGTCCTCGATCCGGTCGATGGGCGTCCCCTCGGGCACGCTCGGGTTCGAGGTCAGAGCGAGGACGAGGGAGTCGAGCCAGCGGATCGAGTCGAATCGGGCGCGGAGGCGGGTGTGGGCGGCCAGGCCTGAAATCGGGGCGGGGTCTCGGCGGGCGACGGCCTGGGCGAGGTAGGGGAAGATGTAGTCATCGAGGTCGGGGCGGAAGGTCTCGAACGGCCGGTCGGTCAGGTGGAAATAGTCATTCAGGGTGACCAGGCGGGCCAGGACCGGGGAGTAGGCCGCGACCCGGCGGAGGTCGGCGTACCATCCGGAGAGGGGCTCGGGCCAGTGGACCATCGGCAGGGTGGCAACGTGGTCTTCCTTCATGGACGTGGCCAGGCGCCAGGGGAGATGCGCCCCTTGAGCCTCGCGGTCGGCGCCGATCGGCGTGCGGGTCAGGGCTTCCAGGGTCGTGCCGTCGGGGGCTTCCCAGAGCCGCTTGGCCTCGTGCCGCTGGGGGAAGGAACCGGCGTCGAAGCCCATGTGGACGGCGAACCTGAAGCCGAATCGCTTGGCCACCTGGACGAGCTGCGGGTAGAGGCCGAACCGGCGGCGGGCCAGGGTCTCGACGTTGCGGTCGTCCAGGTTCGCGCGGTAGGCCTCGCCCCCTTTGCGGAACTGCCAGAGGACCGACTCTAGGGGCAGGAGGGGTTCCTCGGTCTCGCTGTAGGCACCGCCGACGATGTCGAGGCGGCCGTCGGTGATGGCCTCGCGGATGCGTTCCATCCCTTCGGGTCGCTTCTCGGCGAGCGATTCGATCGACTTGCCGGTCGCGAGCAGGGTCAGGGGGGCCCGCGACTGGAGCAGGGCCTCGACGGACTCGGGGCGGGTGGCCGGATCGAGCAGGCAGATGTCGAGCAGGTAGGCGTCGACCGGGTAGAACCGCTCACGGGCCTGCGTCAGCATCTCGAAGGAGGCGCGGAGGCGGTTCACGGAGGCGGCCGGATCGCCGGCGGCCCAGGCCCTGGCGCCCGCGGAAACCTCGCGCCAGAGGTTGTCGAGGTCGAGCCCGTCGGAGTGGCCCATCGCCGAGGTCAGGTCGCGCAGCCAGCGTCGCGAGGCCCCGAGCGCGAGATAATCGGCGGCCGTCGGGTCTTCCAGATTTTTCGACCGGGGCTCACCGAGCAGGAACAGGATCTCGGCCACCGTGGCGAGGCGGTCTTCGCCCACGGCGACGATTGGCACGCCGAGGTCGGCGGCCTGCGACTGGTAGCCCGACGGGAGCTTGTCGGCGGCGCCTGCCGGGACGAGCCAGATTTCGCCGGTCGACGGGGCGGGGGGATAGTCGAACTCTTCGTGACGGGGGAGCCAGCCGGCCAGCGAGAGGAGCGCCGGATGCCAGGGGGCCGACGCGGCGACCCAGGCCTGGCGAGCGTCGCGCTCGGAGAGGTCGGCGGCCGGCTCGCGGCCGTCGCCGGGAATGAGGATGACGAACGTGCGCCGGTTGGCGGGCGTCGGTTCGTCGACCACCTCCGCGATCGGCTCTTCGATCACCTCGGGCGTGATCTCGGGGTTCGAGGCGACTTCGGGCTCGTGCGGCGTGTCCATCGGGTCAGGCTCCCAGCGCCGCTTTCAGCTCGCGGACTTCTTCGGTGAGGGTATTCACCGCGTTTTTCAGGGTCTCGATCTCGGCCCGCAGCGACGCCGCCTCGGCCGCCCAGCCGCCGCCGGCGCTCGCTCCGGTTTCAGGCCTGGCCGACGAGGCGCGTGGCGGCGGAGCGTCGTCGATGTTGTCGACCGGGGCATTGGCCTGAATCTGGCGGGCGCGTTCCAGCTCCTCGGGCTTGCCGAGCGCGTGCATGACGACCACGCCCCGGCGCGTGCCGGGGGGGGAGAGCTGCACGACGAGCCCGCGGGCGATCAGGTCTTCGAGCACCGCTTGCAGGCCGGCCATGTCGGGGACCGGGTTCATCATCCGCGAGGCCCGCGCCCGCAAGTCGCCCTCGGTCTGGGCGCCCCGCAGCATCAGCTCGGCGAGGATGGCCATCTCGTTGGGCTTGTGCTTCAGGCCCAGCCACTCGTAGAGGTCGTGCTTCCACTTGACGGTCCGGCCCGACCCCTCGACCTGGGTGGTTGCCCCCTTCTTGCGGAGGCCCTGGAGGATCTCTTCGGCGTCGTCGGCGTCGAAGTTGGTGACGGGGTCGCGGTTCGACTTCTGGTTGCACGCCGTGACGATGGCGTTGATGGTCATCGGGTAATATTCGGGCGTCGTCTTCTGCTTCTCGACGAGCACGCCCAGCACCCGTCGCTCGCGGGACGATAGGGGCGGTCGATCGGGCTGGCTCGGGCTCTGGTTTGCTGAGTCCATCGGGGTAGGCTTCCTCGTGCGAGACGCGACGGCTCGCGGCAAACCCGGTCGGTGCGGCGGCGAGGGGGGCCATGGTAGCCGCCCGCGTCGCCCCGCTTCAAGTCACGAGCCCTGCGCCGGTTGGCTTCAGAACTGCTTCAGGCGGTCGATGATCGTACGTGCCTGCTCGGGGACGTCGCCGGCGGGATCGGGCCAGACGGTCAAGTAGCCCCGGTAGTCGATCTCCTCCAGCGAGCCGAGATATTCCTCCCAGTCGAGTGCCCCGGCCGGGAAGCCCGAGCGGCGCTGCTGGATGATGCCGGGGGCGCGACCCTGGCCCGTCGCGTCGGTCGCGTAGGCGTGCGCCACCCAGGGGCCGAGCGCACGGGTCGAGGAGACCGGATCGAGGCCCGCGGAGATCAGCGAGCCGGGGTCGACACTCGCCGCCAGGTCGGGCTGGCCGAGTGCATCGAGGAACGTCCGGAGG
It encodes:
- a CDS encoding ester cyclase, which encodes MSDNAAIVRQFVDEVLNQGDFDGLGRFMREDVVQHVPFPGRDPGLSGFQEMLRSARVAFPDLQWSVEEQMVDGDRVLTRFVWTGTQLGPFLGVPATGRKVTVSGMALDRLNDGKITETRFLMDTFGLMTQLGALPAGQ
- a CDS encoding glycosyl hydrolase family 38; this encodes MDTPHEPEVASNPEITPEVIEEPIAEVVDEPTPANRRTFVILIPGDGREPAADLSERDARQAWVAASAPWHPALLSLAGWLPRHEEFDYPPAPSTGEIWLVPAGAADKLPSGYQSQAADLGVPIVAVGEDRLATVAEILFLLGEPRSKNLEDPTAADYLALGASRRWLRDLTSAMGHSDGLDLDNLWREVSAGARAWAAGDPAASVNRLRASFEMLTQARERFYPVDAYLLDICLLDPATRPESVEALLQSRAPLTLLATGKSIESLAEKRPEGMERIREAITDGRLDIVGGAYSETEEPLLPLESVLWQFRKGGEAYRANLDDRNVETLARRRFGLYPQLVQVAKRFGFRFAVHMGFDAGSFPQRHEAKRLWEAPDGTTLEALTRTPIGADREAQGAHLPWRLATSMKEDHVATLPMVHWPEPLSGWYADLRRVAAYSPVLARLVTLNDYFHLTDRPFETFRPDLDDYIFPYLAQAVARRDPAPISGLAAHTRLRARFDSIRWLDSLVLALTSNPSVPEGTPIDRIEDDLETGRLDETRASLALREPDSLAAAARAIVGPVPAEGARPGYLILNPLATPRRVAVQLPEADADLRPTGPLRAAQFTDEGVLAVVELAGFGYAWVSRATDATLPPPPIGVLSAKARVLKNETLEVTIDEASGGIRGIKAAGDASARIGQQLVINGLRDANGEAAASKMVSDFFEVDYAGPALVQAISKGKLLDPAGKTLARFTQRFRLWAGRPVLDLDVTLSDIDADLLTKLADADPWAHSISCRWAWADSESSLRRTSLISAEPTRVERPETPDAFDITSQRRRTAILLGGLAHHRRHGARMLDTLLVTGRETAREFRLGVVLDLEEPFSAAQDMVTPPYVIPVENIPRTGPVGWFFQVDSPSVMVTSVTPARRPEGEPPLALVFHLVETAGRSIRCRLRTFRNPISARQVDYHDESIVDLSIEGDSVLVDLTPNEIARIEVTLG
- a CDS encoding YceH family protein, whose protein sequence is MDSANQSPSQPDRPPLSSRERRVLGVLVEKQKTTPEYYPMTINAIVTACNQKSNRDPVTNFDADDAEEILQGLRKKGATTQVEGSGRTVKWKHDLYEWLGLKHKPNEMAILAELMLRGAQTEGDLRARASRMMNPVPDMAGLQAVLEDLIARGLVVQLSPPGTRRGVVVMHALGKPEELERARQIQANAPVDNIDDAPPPRASSARPETGASAGGGWAAEAASLRAEIETLKNAVNTLTEEVRELKAALGA
- a CDS encoding DUF3592 domain-containing protein — its product is MVGLRVAIAAIGVAIHVVGLSLARRSFRLSTSGIRTVATVVASEGDGESVPEMTVEFEGRFAGECRRVILVFGSGGPSVGEAMEILYDPNDPDLACGASWSQLWLLPVLCASLGIIVVVVACIGNPGGE